The Staphylococcus saprophyticus subsp. saprophyticus ATCC 15305 = NCTC 7292 genome contains the following window.
TTTGACTTCCTTCACCTATTAAAGGTTCCACTTTATTTTTACTATAATTACCCATACTCATAATAATTAAATTACCTGCGTGTGTATAAATCGAAATGCCTATAACAATACGGATTAAATTGACTGATAATATCATATACGTCCCTATAAATATTAAGAAGCCAATGACCATTAATAATATCAGATTCATGAAC
Protein-coding sequences here:
- the mnhC2 gene encoding Na+/H+ antiporter Mnh2 subunit C, which codes for MNLILLMVIGFLIFIGTYMILSVNLIRIVIGISIYTHAGNLIIMSMGNYSKNKVEPLIGEGSQNFVDPLLQAIVLTAIVIGFAMTAFLLVLVYRTYRVTKEDEIDVLRGDDDDANE